CGATGGCCTCCAAGACGCGGTCGACGGCGGTGTCCTGGTAGTACCGGCTGGGGTGCGACCCGCCCTTGTCCTCGAACGGCACGGCGGCGAAGCGGTCGCGCCACTCGTTCGCTTCGGCGAAGGTCATCGACCAAAGTTCGTCCGGCGTCGGGTAGCGCGCCAGCTCGCCTTCCTTGCCGGTCCGCATGTCGATGCCGTAGATCCCCTGGCCGTTCGTGGCATACGTGAAGCGGACGGCCATCTTGCCGGCATAGTTCTTGGCCTGACCCACGCCTTCGGTCAGGTGCTTGTGCCACGCCTTGGCTTCGATGACGGCCAGCCTGTGCGTTCGATGGACGAGCACGTAGTCGGCGGTGATCGGGCTGGCGCGTCGGCCACGGCCTTCGATGCGACCGGGCGAGATCGGGAACTCGCGCAGGATCCTGCTGTCCGGCACGACGCCCCAGCCCGCCTCCTTGAGCGCGGGGTCGATGTGCTCGGCGCGGGTCTCGGCTTCGTTCATGGCGTGGGGGGCCTTGGTTTCTTCCGTTTGGGCAGCTTCTCGACCTCGTCCGCGAGCTGCCTGAGGGTGTCGGACTCCGCTGCGTCTTCAAGCTGTGCACGCCGAAGGGCGGCGAAGCGCTCGTACGCCCGCTCGGCGATGGCATCTGCGCTGTCGCGGCTGACCTTGCCAGCGTCTGGCAGGATAGCGCGCTCGTTCAGGCGGAGGAAGTCGTCGAGACGGGTCTTCCAGGTCTCCATGAAGATCTGCTTGCGGCGGCGGGCTTGGTCTTCGGCGAAGTCGAGGAACATGACGACGATGCGGTTCAGTTCGGTGATCTCGGTCTCGCGGAGGTAGTTCTTGGCGACGGTGATGTCACCCTTGCGCACCACGCCGCCCTTCCACGTGGTCAGGCCCATGTTCGGCTGGGCGGCGTCGGCACGCTCGGCGATCAGCTCGGGCGCGGTCTTGCCGGTCACGGCGAAGTGCAGCTTGTTCTGCACGGTCTGGAAGAAGAGCTGCGTTTCCGGCTCGGTGGGTGTGTAGTCGGCTGCCAGCGCCAGGATCTCCCGCACCCGCAGGTACATCCGCCGCTCGCTGGCGCGGATGTCGCGGATGCGCTCGAGCAGCTCGTCGAAGTAATCCGTCTGCCCCTCGCCGGGCGGGTTCTTGAGCCGCTCGTCGTCCATGGTGAAGCCCTTCACCAGGTACTCGCTGAGGCGCGCCGATGGCCCACTGGCGGAATTGCGTGCCGCGTTGGCTGCGGACGCGGTAGCCGACGGCGAGGATGGCGGGGAGGCTGTAGTGGTCGATGTCGCGGGTGACCTCGCGGGAGCCTTCTATGCGAACGATCCGGAATTTCCGGATGGTTGCCTCGCGCTCCACCTCGCCCTCGTTGAAGATGTTCGCGAGGTGCTCGTTGATCGTCCGGACGTCCTTCTGGAACAGCTCGGCGATGAGGGACTGTGATAGCCAGATGGTCTCGTCGACGAATCGGCACTGGATGCGGGTGCGGCCGTCTTCGGTCTGGTAGAGGATGAGGCTGGATGAAGGGGGGTCAGGGACGGGCATGGGGTGGTCCTAGAGCTGGCCGGTGAAAGCTTGGTGGAGGAGCGACTTCTTCAGTGCATCAAGAGCGGTAAGCTTGTGTTGGTAGAGGACCGTGAGGTGTTGGGATTCGGCTAGAACGGCGGCTAGCCGCACGGCAATCGACCTTTGCTCGCTCACGGACGCAGGATGCTTAATGATGAAATCTTGAATCTGCGCCTTGGTGATTGCCTGCCGTGTTGAACCTCCGTCCTCTCCTGTCTGAAGCAATCTGTCCTTATAATACCTGGAGATCAGAAGGAAGTGGAGAAATGCGGCATCCAGCTTGTCGGCAATAGGTCTAATAATCGATACATGTTGATTCACCCGCGCTGGGAGGACATTCTCAGGGACGATGCAGCAACGCGCCACAGAAGCGCCGGTGATATTCAGAAGCACGTCACCTTGCTGTACTTCTACATTCGACAAATCGTTGGCCTGCTGATCATCGAGGAATGCAAGTTTGGGGTATCTGAATTCAAGATCGTGAACATTCAGGCTGCGAATCAACGAAACGCCTTCCGGCTTGTAGGACTTCTCGCCACCGCGAGGGGTCGCGCCGCTGCCGATCTTGGTCGCGAGTGTCTTCAGACGGCTTTCCACCCACCCATCGCTGCGCTGGCTGAAGACGGACTGCAGATGGTTTTCAAACACCGCCCGCGCGTTCTCCCGGTTCCTCTCGGCGTTGGCCTTGGCGGTGGCGATGCCCGCGAACGCTTCGTCGAGGAGACGGACGATGCGGTGTTGTTCGGGGAGTGACGGATGGCATATGTAAAAGGCCTTTACCTCAGGGAAATAGATCGTCTGATGAACTGAACCGCTGGACAGCCGACGAAGATCATCGCCCTCGGCAATCAAGAGATATTTTAGAAAGTTGTGATCGAGTTGATCTGAGCAGACCCAATTCACGAAGTCTTGACTGGTGGCCATCGGGCGTCCCATGACGACCACATAACCGACGGATGCCGTACGCGACAGGCAAACCGTGTTCGTCGGAAGCACACGGGCCGAGGAATTCGCAATTCCGAGTTCGTTGGTGCTTTCGCGCGTCGCTTCAATCTGCCTGCCGTGGTTCGCTCGCGCGTCCTGGATACCGATCCATGGAATCGATCCACCCCACCACTCGGAATGTCGGCGACTCGGTGTGTGTCCGGATTCGAGTCGGGCAAGGTCCGTCAACAGCGACCATTGCCAGCCCTTGGGTGGTGGAACGGAGGGCGGACCAACTGCAAGCGCGAGATTCGGCGGAATGTGACGCGTGGTAGCCTTACGGCCCCCAGTTGCTGTGATGCGGGCGGCGACGGAAGTCACAGCAGCGCTCGGATTCTCGCCAAGACCTTCGCACTCTCTGCATCCAACCCCTCAATCTCATCCAAGATCTCCCCGGACTCCGATGAACCACATCCTCCCCCGCACCCGGATTCTTCACCGACAGATCCCACGTCCCCTGATCAATGCCCTCAACATCCACACTCCAACTCTTCGCCGAGTCGGCATGCGTCCTCTGCAATTCCACGAACTCCGCCAGATCCGTGTCGTTCAGCGGGTTCGTCTTGCCGAGGCTCCTGCCCGGATCGAGTTGGTAGTACCAGACGGTTCGCGTCGGCGCGCCCTTCTCGAAGAACAGCACCACCGTCTTCACGCCCGCGCCCTGGAACGTGCCGCCGGGGCAGTCGAGGACGGTGTGGAGTTGGCAGCTCTCCAGCAGGAGACGGCGGAGGCTGACGGAGGCGTTGTCCGTGTTGGAGAGGAACGTGTTCTTGATCACCACGCCGCCCCGCCCGCCGGCCTTCAGGCTCTTGATGAAGTGCTGGAGGAACAGGAACGCCGTCTCGCCGGTGCGGATGGGGAAGTTCTGCTGGACCTCCTTGCGCTCCTTGCCGCCGAAGGGCGGGTTCGCCAGCACCACGTCGTAGCGGTCCTTCTCCTGGATGTCGGCCAGGTTCTCGGTCAGCGTGTTCGTGTGCAGGATGTTCGGCGCCTCGATGCCGTGCAGGATCATGTTCATGATCGCGATCACGTAGGCGAGCGACTTCTTCTCCTTGCCGTAGAACGTCCGCTCCTGAAGAACGCGATCCTCCGCCGTCGTCCGCGACGGGTTCATGCGCTTCATGTACTCGTACGCCTCGCACAGGAAGCCCGCCGACCCGACCGCCCCGTCGTAAACCCGCTCGCCGATCCGCGGCCGCACCACCTCCACGATCGCCCGGATCAGCGGGCGCGGCGTGTAGTACTCGCCGCCGTTCCGGCCGGCGTTGCCCATGTTGCGGATCTTGGCTTCGTACAGGTGGGACAGTTCGTGCTTCTCGGCCTGCGACCGGAAGCGCAGCTCGTCGATGAGATCGATGATCTCGCGCATGTTGTAGCCGCTGGAGATCTTGTTGGTGATCTCGCCGAAGATCTCGCCGATCTTGTACTCGATCGTGTTCGGCCCGCGCGCGCTCGCCTTGAAGCTCTTCAGGTACGTGAAGAGCGTCTGGTTCACGAAGTCGCGCAGATCGTCGCCCGTCAGCGCCCTGTTGTGGTCGATCCTGCCGTCCGCACCCTTCGGCGCCGCCCAACTGTCCCAGTGGGCCGATGCGTCGAGGATGAATTGATACGGCTTCCCCGCCATCGCCGCCTCAGCAGCCAGGTCCTGCTCCAGCCCGTCGAGGTACTTCAGGAACAGCAGCCACGACGTCTGCTCGGTGTAGTCCAGCTCCGTCGTGCAACCGGCCTCCTTGCGGAGGATGTCGTCGATGTTCTTGAAGGCTTGCTCGAACACGGGCGCGGACCCTCGATCCGTGTATGTGGGTGGGTTTGCGGGCGGCGACGTGCCACGCATATGATAGAACAGACGATCGAAACGCCCGTCATCCCTGCCGCCCCCGAACCACCACCATCCCCCCTCCACCATCGCCGCCACCACCCCTCACAATCACGCGGCTCCCGGCCACCGCCAAGCGGTACGCGACACCGCCCAGCGGCAGGCGGCCCACATGCCGCGGAGCGGCCGGCTCCGGGAAATCGAAGGTATCGAGGAGGCGGTTGTTTCGATCGGTCCCGCCGCCGTTCATCTGCTCCGTGATCGCGTAGGCCACGTGCCCCTCGACCGCCACATTGTGAACCTCAGCCACGATCGGCAGCGCGTCCGGCTGACGCAGGTCGCCCACGTGCAGGCGCCCGCCATTGGCCCGCCCTTGGCCAGCAAGTAGGCCGTCCGACGACCGGCCGCAACGGCCACAAGCGTGTCGCTGACAGCGAAGCGGTCTCGCAGCACAGGCCGTGGGGCTGCTTCGATGGGCACGACCGACCGAACGGTTCAACGCGGCGCAATCAAACGCGTCGCGGCAGCCACTGCACGTTGACGCGCTCAGCGATCCGCTCGAACTCGGGGTCGCCCGTGACAACCGGCGCGTCGTGGCGCACGCCCAGGGCAGCCGCGAAACAGTCGGCGTACGAAATGCCGCCAAGACGCTTGAAGTCGGCCGCAATGTGAGCGAGATCCCAATCGGCACTGACCACGGCCAAGCCCACGTCCAAGAGCGAAGCGATCCGCTCATCCGCCGCTGTCGGACCGTACGCGCGGCCAATCGCGTACCAGGCTTCACCCAGGTTGACGGCCGAGATCAGGAGCTGAAAGTCGTCGCTGCCCGCGCGCGTCAGCAGCACCTCCACCTCAGCGGCGCCTGGCTCATCCTCGATGAACGCCACCAGCGCATAGGCATCCAGGACCACAACGCCGTCGGTCACGCGTCGCGCTCGCGATCACGCGCCCGTGCGTCCACTAGCTTCGGCAGCGCGCCTTTGCCCTTCAATGACCCGCGCTGCTGCTTGACCACCGCCTTCGCCTCCCGCTGCACCGCCCGCGCATACCCCTCCGCCAGCTATGGCCGAACCGCCTCGAACGTCGCCGCGCTCGGACAGAGCACGCACAGCCACGCCTGCGGCGCATAGACCGGGTGCGGCATCAGCTGGTCCAGCGCCGTGAAGTCGTGGCCGGTCTGTACGATCCCGTCCGGGCCGGCCTTCGGCGTCTCCGGGCCGAATAGCGAGCGGTACGTGTCCCGGCCGACGCCGACGTTCAGGCGGAACACGGACGGACGGTTCAGGTTCGAGGCGCGGTCGTACGCGTCGTCCTGGGTCCCCAGGGTGGCGAAGGGCATCATGCGATCGGCGCCGTAGAAGAAGAAGGTGAAGCCGTCCACGGTCGTGAGGTGGACGTCGTCGAAGGTGTCGGTGATGTAGTGGGTGATCGCAGGCTCGTCCATGGGGCGCACACTCCTTTGTTGCCAGAACCCGATGAATCCCGCTCCGTCACCCAGGCGGTTCACCGAAGCGGTTGGTGCCACGCGTGCCTGTGGCAAACCCGGCGTGGATGGCGAACAGCAAGGCGGCCGGCGTCTCCAACGCCGGCGTAGCCCGGCCGCGCATGCCGCCGTGTTCGTCAGGTCGACTGCGCGCCGCATAATACATGCGGATTCACGCACTGCCGCTCC
Above is a window of Candidatus Avedoeria danica DNA encoding:
- a CDS encoding restriction endonuclease subunit S, translated to MTSVAARITATGGRKATTRHIPPNLALAVGPPSVPPPKGWQWSLLTDLARLESGHTPSRRHSEWWGGSIPWIGIQDARANHGRQIEATRESTNELGIANSSARVLPTNTVCLSRTASVGYVVVMGRPMATSQDFVNWVCSDQLDHNFLKYLLIAEGDDLRRLSSGSVHQTIYFPEVKAFYICHPSLPEQHRIVRLLDEAFAGIATAKANAERNRENARAVFENHLQSVFSQRSDGWVESRLKTLATKIGSGATPRGGEKSYKPEGVSLIRSLNVHDLEFRYPKLAFLDDQQANDLSNVEVQQGDVLLNITGASVARCCIVPENVLPARVNQHVSIIRPIADKLDAAFLHFLLISRYYKDRLLQTGEDGGSTRQAITKAQIQDFIIKHPASVSEQRSIAVRLAAVLAESQHLTVLYQHKLTALDALKKSLLHQAFTGQL
- a CDS encoding type II toxin-antitoxin system VapC family toxin, which gives rise to MTDGVVVLDAYALVAFIEDEPGAAEVEVLLTRAGSDDFQLLISAVNLGEAWYAIGRAYGPTAADERIASLLDVGLAVVSADWDLAHIAADFKRLGGISYADCFAAALGVRHDAPVVTGDPEFERIAERVNVQWLPRRV